From Amycolatopsis sp. YIM 10, the proteins below share one genomic window:
- a CDS encoding family 78 glycoside hydrolase catalytic domain, which produces MRVLAVVLALLTLLSPQAFARTNHAPSAPVDLTVGDRARPLNVEGAPLFGWRPVDRDADEVQSAYRIRVHTAAGHPVWDSGRITSDRQEYVAGPELSPATSYTWTVRTWDRRGAPSPWSAKASFDTGLRDADWGAGWIRRTTAELDDYTLARKDFRLHAAPVVRARVYVAASHQYELHLNGEVVDRGAAFSHPDEGYYRAVDVTNRLTSGGQATIGAIYHWYGGGQGRPAGEPGLLVRLVVDHADGTRQVVVTDASWQVARGPWLAAPQRNSDGGDYVEDFDATAEPLGWNRPGFDASAWQQPQVVGPHPSGVFTRLQGQETDLATEVVAPQRLTKLAWGAVVADFGRVITAVPLITFHNGQQGRRIGLQAGYLLAPDGSVSRSAADNQNTDLSFAYTERAGEQTFRAFTYVGFRYLEVAAGDTDIRAVLQHTAVAPERTARLDTTEPRVDAVFDLMLRSALYGAQEQFLDTPTREKGQFLGDAVDISTATMTGYGERRLTRQAIRQFLSSQERYWPDGRLNAVYPNGDGKRDIPDYTEVFPGWVWEYYLNSGDRQLLGEAYPALTAVADYVRRHVDPSTGLVTRLSGGSGAYQYGIVDWPATMRYGYDMDTAARTTVNILAVDALRATANAAEALGRGDADQLRADASALVTAINGKLRDAGGRYVDGLRDDGSPSAHASQIANAYALSYGIVPPESRIAVADHLIGLGLRMGPMTAHRLLNALADHPDAVVARLTDETGPGWANILARGGTFTGESWDAPETGQSLSHSWGATSLTEIQRTLLGASVLTPAGSTVRIRPPQSGLAGASGMVPTQRGPVSVDWHRTGHGFSLRLDLPVNVRAEVHVPAGARYSGKGEPRLLDRRDGYAIYEVGSGLSAFRS; this is translated from the coding sequence ATGCGGGTGCTGGCCGTGGTGCTCGCACTGCTGACCCTGCTGAGTCCGCAAGCGTTCGCCCGCACCAACCATGCGCCGTCCGCACCGGTGGACTTGACCGTCGGCGACCGCGCGCGACCGCTGAACGTCGAAGGCGCGCCGCTGTTCGGCTGGCGGCCGGTGGACCGTGACGCCGACGAAGTGCAGTCCGCGTACCGGATTCGCGTGCACACCGCGGCCGGGCACCCGGTCTGGGACAGCGGCCGGATCACCTCGGACCGGCAGGAGTACGTGGCGGGGCCCGAACTCTCCCCCGCCACCAGCTACACCTGGACCGTGCGCACCTGGGACCGTCGCGGCGCGCCTTCTCCCTGGTCCGCGAAGGCTTCCTTCGACACCGGCCTGCGCGACGCGGACTGGGGTGCCGGGTGGATCCGCCGGACGACCGCCGAACTTGACGACTACACATTGGCGCGTAAGGACTTCCGGCTCCACGCCGCACCCGTGGTCCGAGCGCGGGTGTACGTGGCGGCCAGCCACCAGTACGAACTGCACCTCAACGGCGAGGTGGTCGACCGCGGCGCGGCGTTCAGCCACCCGGACGAGGGTTACTACCGGGCGGTCGACGTCACGAATCGGCTTACCTCCGGCGGGCAGGCCACGATCGGCGCGATCTACCACTGGTACGGCGGCGGCCAGGGCCGTCCCGCCGGGGAGCCTGGCCTGCTGGTGCGGCTGGTCGTCGACCACGCCGACGGCACCAGGCAGGTGGTGGTCACCGACGCGAGCTGGCAGGTGGCCAGGGGCCCGTGGCTGGCCGCACCACAGCGCAACAGCGACGGCGGCGACTACGTGGAGGACTTCGACGCGACCGCGGAACCGCTCGGCTGGAACCGCCCCGGCTTCGACGCCTCGGCCTGGCAGCAACCCCAGGTGGTGGGCCCGCATCCGAGCGGGGTGTTCACCCGGCTGCAGGGTCAGGAAACCGATCTGGCCACGGAAGTCGTTGCCCCGCAACGCCTCACCAAGCTGGCTTGGGGCGCGGTGGTGGCCGACTTCGGCCGGGTGATCACCGCGGTCCCGCTGATCACCTTCCACAATGGACAGCAAGGCCGCCGGATCGGCCTGCAGGCCGGTTACCTGCTGGCCCCGGACGGAAGCGTGTCGCGGTCCGCGGCGGACAACCAGAACACCGACCTGAGCTTCGCCTACACCGAACGAGCGGGCGAGCAGACCTTCCGCGCCTTCACCTACGTCGGTTTCCGCTACCTGGAGGTCGCCGCCGGGGACACCGACATCCGTGCCGTGCTCCAGCACACCGCGGTCGCGCCGGAGCGGACCGCCCGGCTCGACACCACCGAACCGCGCGTCGACGCGGTGTTCGACCTGATGCTCCGATCCGCGCTCTACGGTGCGCAGGAACAGTTCCTGGACACCCCGACCAGGGAAAAAGGACAGTTCCTCGGTGACGCCGTCGACATCTCGACGGCCACCATGACCGGATACGGCGAACGACGGCTGACCCGCCAGGCGATCCGGCAGTTCCTCAGCTCGCAGGAGCGGTACTGGCCGGACGGCAGGCTCAACGCCGTCTACCCCAACGGGGACGGCAAACGCGACATCCCCGACTACACCGAGGTGTTCCCCGGCTGGGTGTGGGAGTACTACCTGAACTCCGGCGACCGGCAACTGCTCGGCGAGGCGTATCCGGCGCTGACCGCGGTCGCCGACTACGTGCGCCGGCACGTCGACCCGTCGACCGGGCTGGTCACCCGCCTCTCCGGCGGCTCGGGCGCCTACCAGTACGGCATCGTCGACTGGCCGGCCACCATGCGCTACGGCTACGACATGGACACCGCGGCACGCACCACGGTGAACATCCTCGCGGTGGATGCCCTGCGCGCCACGGCAAACGCGGCCGAAGCGCTCGGACGCGGCGACGCTGACCAGCTCCGGGCGGACGCGTCGGCACTGGTCACCGCGATCAACGGGAAGCTCCGCGACGCCGGCGGCCGCTACGTCGACGGCCTGCGGGACGACGGTTCCCCGAGTGCGCACGCCTCCCAGATCGCCAACGCCTACGCGCTTTCCTACGGCATCGTGCCGCCGGAGAGCCGGATCGCGGTGGCGGATCACCTCATCGGGCTCGGCCTGCGCATGGGCCCGATGACGGCCCACCGGCTGCTGAACGCGCTCGCCGACCACCCGGACGCCGTCGTCGCACGCCTCACCGACGAAACCGGTCCGGGCTGGGCGAACATCCTCGCGCGGGGTGGCACGTTCACCGGGGAATCGTGGGACGCACCGGAAACCGGGCAGAGCCTTTCGCATTCGTGGGGCGCGACCTCGCTGACCGAGATCCAGCGCACCCTGCTCGGCGCTTCCGTGCTCACCCCGGCGGGCTCGACGGTCCGGATCCGGCCGCCTCAGTCCGGTTTGGCCGGTGCGAGCGGGATGGTGCCGACGCAGCGCGGGCCGGTCTCGGTGGACTGGCACCGCACCGGGCACGGCTTCAGCCTGCGGCTGGACCTGCCGGTCAACGTCCGCGCCGAGGTCCACGTCCCGGCCGGGGCACGCTATTCCGGGAAGGGCGAGCCCCGCCTGCTCGACCGGCGCGACGGCTACGCGATCTACGAAGTCGGCTCAGGGCTGTCGGCGTTCCGCTCCTGA
- a CDS encoding glycoside hydrolase family 28 protein, with protein sequence MSPSRPYFDVREHGARGDGKTIDSPAINRAIDAAAAAGGGTVHFPAGTYASYSVRLKSNITLHLDHGATLLAAEPVNGAGFDDPGEGAGNPYQDFGHSHWRASLIWGEGLENLRICGPGRIDGAALVRNMEPGSPPGTGDKAIALKLCRNVVIQDVTIVRGGHLSILPTGVDDLSVLNVRIDTVRDGINVDCCRNVRIADCTVNTHGDDAIVLKSSYALGFPRATENVTIADTMVSGYDVGTLIDGTYGREDPAAADRDGPTGRIKFGTESNGGFRNIAISNVIFERCRGFALETVDGGLLEDVTISNITMRNVSNTPFFLRLGARMRGPAGVPVGSLRRISISDVIVHNADPRYPSMIMGLPGHPVEDVRISNVRVHLRGGLSMTEAAEQPPHLINTFFAEPGAREPYAVPEREQAYPEPSMFGILPAWAFYVRHANGVRFDHIDLRFEQPDRRPAVVLEDVQDAEFHHVRLAKAEGVPAFVLRGVTDFAVHQGRPVDEVRLPEYVDRQEF encoded by the coding sequence ATGTCACCGAGCCGCCCGTACTTCGACGTCCGGGAGCACGGCGCCCGCGGTGACGGCAAAACAATCGATTCACCGGCGATCAACCGCGCCATCGACGCCGCCGCGGCGGCGGGCGGCGGCACGGTCCACTTCCCGGCCGGGACCTACGCGAGCTATTCCGTGCGGTTGAAGAGCAACATCACGCTCCACCTCGACCACGGCGCGACCCTGCTCGCCGCGGAACCGGTGAACGGCGCCGGCTTCGACGATCCCGGTGAGGGAGCGGGCAATCCGTACCAGGACTTCGGGCACAGCCACTGGCGCGCCAGCCTGATCTGGGGCGAGGGCCTGGAGAACCTCCGGATCTGCGGGCCGGGCCGCATCGACGGCGCCGCGCTGGTGCGGAACATGGAGCCGGGCAGCCCGCCCGGCACCGGGGACAAGGCGATCGCCCTCAAGCTCTGCCGCAACGTGGTGATCCAGGACGTCACCATCGTGCGCGGCGGCCACCTGTCGATCCTGCCCACCGGGGTGGACGACCTGTCCGTGCTCAACGTCCGGATCGACACCGTGCGCGACGGCATCAACGTCGACTGCTGCCGCAACGTGCGCATCGCGGACTGCACGGTCAACACCCACGGCGACGACGCGATCGTGCTCAAGAGCAGCTACGCGCTCGGGTTCCCGCGCGCCACCGAGAACGTGACGATCGCCGACACCATGGTCAGCGGGTACGACGTGGGCACGCTCATCGACGGCACCTACGGCCGCGAGGACCCGGCCGCCGCCGACCGGGACGGGCCGACCGGACGGATCAAGTTCGGCACCGAGTCCAACGGCGGTTTTCGCAACATCGCCATCTCCAACGTCATTTTCGAGCGGTGCCGGGGATTCGCGCTGGAGACCGTCGACGGTGGGTTGCTGGAGGACGTCACGATCAGCAACATCACCATGCGGAACGTCTCCAACACGCCGTTCTTCCTGCGCCTGGGTGCGAGGATGCGCGGACCGGCCGGTGTCCCGGTCGGCTCCCTGCGCCGGATCAGCATCAGCGACGTCATCGTGCACAACGCCGATCCCCGCTACCCGTCGATGATCATGGGCCTGCCCGGTCATCCGGTCGAGGACGTCCGGATCAGCAACGTGCGCGTCCACCTGCGCGGCGGGCTGTCGATGACCGAAGCCGCCGAGCAGCCGCCGCACCTGATCAACACCTTCTTCGCCGAACCGGGCGCCCGCGAGCCGTACGCCGTACCGGAACGGGAACAGGCGTACCCGGAGCCGTCGATGTTCGGCATCCTGCCCGCGTGGGCGTTCTACGTCCGCCACGCGAACGGTGTCCGGTTCGACCACATCGATCTGCGGTTCGAGCAGCCGGACCGGCGTCCCGCGGTGGTGCTGGAAGACGTTCAGGACGCGGAGTTCCACCACGTGCGCCTCGCGAAAGCCGAGGGCGTGCCGGCCTTCGTGCTCCGCGGCGTCACCGATTTCGCGGTGCACCAGGGCAGGCCGGTGGACGAGGTACGCCTTCCCGAGTACGTCGACCGGCAGGAGTTCTGA
- a CDS encoding pectate lyase — protein sequence MRGNGKKLTTLIAGLLLASGLVWPMATAPTATASPAAPAWPTPTGQVSVNGTISVPASGLDGGMRRYCCIGDGGQEEDQDPMFLLAPGATLQNVIIGGPAGDGVHCSGPCTLRNVWWEDVGEDAATFRGSGDPAFLVDGGGARSAGDKVFQHNGPGTLTVQGFQASNFGTFYRSCGNCSTQHQRDLVIRDVTLTRPGNRVAGINTNYGDTARFSGLTIVNDPDRKMVICQKYIGNDDGDEPDENGSGPDSTHCRYSAGDISYQ from the coding sequence GTGCGCGGAAACGGAAAGAAACTGACAACACTCATCGCGGGCCTGCTGCTCGCCTCGGGCCTGGTCTGGCCGATGGCCACGGCGCCGACGGCCACGGCCTCACCGGCAGCCCCGGCCTGGCCGACACCGACCGGGCAGGTCAGCGTGAACGGCACGATCTCGGTCCCGGCCAGTGGCCTGGACGGAGGCATGCGCCGGTACTGCTGCATCGGCGACGGTGGCCAGGAGGAAGACCAGGACCCGATGTTCCTGCTCGCTCCCGGCGCGACGCTGCAGAACGTGATCATCGGCGGCCCGGCCGGCGACGGCGTGCACTGCTCGGGTCCCTGCACGCTGCGCAACGTGTGGTGGGAGGACGTCGGTGAGGACGCCGCGACCTTCCGCGGCAGCGGTGACCCGGCCTTCCTGGTCGACGGCGGTGGCGCGCGTTCGGCCGGGGACAAGGTGTTCCAGCACAACGGGCCCGGCACGCTGACCGTGCAGGGCTTCCAGGCCAGCAACTTCGGCACGTTCTACCGCTCGTGCGGAAACTGCTCCACCCAGCATCAGCGCGACCTGGTGATCCGGGACGTGACGCTGACCCGGCCCGGCAACCGGGTCGCCGGGATCAACACCAACTACGGCGACACGGCCAGGTTCAGCGGGCTCACCATCGTCAACGATCCCGACCGGAAGATGGTGATCTGCCAGAAGTACATCGGCAACGACGACGGGGACGAGCCCGACGAGAACGGTTCCGGCCCCGACAGCACCCATTGCCGGTATTCCGCCGGCGACATCAGTTACCAATGA
- a CDS encoding right-handed parallel beta-helix repeat-containing protein translates to MKALIAVMALMAGTLLASPATAATLYVATNGNDSAPGTFSQPLRTIQRAVDLAQPGHTIEIRGGTYAPAANIQILKNGTASQPITLRNHQGERVVIDGENMPFTPGEVGSTIPRAQRGAIHLEGDFWRLSGLEIIHGPYGVFGLDASNNVFDRLVTRDNYESGFHLVLASSGNLIQDLDSFGNRDPRKNGESADGLAIKEGAGGGNVVRGARLWNNSDDGLDYWMFESAVLTENSLAWGNGFNRWDLPGFTGDGNGFKLGGNGVAAGHTVRNSMAWDNAAGGFIDNNNPGAHRVERSTAWDHPGTGFDFDRSGSTLTANLAVANGTEVSLGADSGGSGNSWDLGGTWSLVSTDPATITGPRNPDGGIPSSPFLRPANGAAVGARF, encoded by the coding sequence ATGAAGGCGCTCATCGCGGTCATGGCGCTGATGGCGGGCACGCTACTGGCGTCGCCCGCCACCGCGGCCACGCTGTATGTGGCCACCAACGGGAACGACAGCGCTCCCGGCACGTTTTCCCAGCCCCTGCGCACCATCCAGCGGGCGGTGGACCTGGCGCAGCCGGGGCACACCATCGAAATCCGCGGTGGCACCTACGCTCCGGCCGCCAACATCCAGATCCTCAAGAACGGCACCGCGAGCCAGCCGATCACCCTGCGGAACCACCAGGGCGAGCGAGTGGTGATCGACGGCGAGAACATGCCGTTCACCCCGGGTGAGGTCGGCTCGACGATTCCGCGCGCACAACGCGGAGCCATCCACCTCGAAGGGGATTTCTGGCGGCTGAGCGGGCTCGAGATCATCCACGGCCCGTACGGCGTTTTCGGCCTGGACGCCAGCAACAACGTGTTCGACCGGCTGGTCACCCGCGACAACTACGAGTCGGGATTCCACCTGGTGCTCGCGTCGAGCGGCAACCTGATCCAGGACCTGGACAGCTTCGGCAACCGCGATCCCCGCAAGAACGGGGAAAGCGCGGACGGCCTGGCCATCAAGGAGGGCGCGGGCGGCGGCAACGTGGTGCGGGGTGCCCGGCTGTGGAACAACTCCGACGACGGGCTCGACTACTGGATGTTCGAGTCGGCCGTGCTCACCGAGAACAGTTTGGCCTGGGGCAACGGGTTCAACCGGTGGGACCTGCCCGGCTTCACCGGCGACGGCAACGGGTTCAAGCTGGGCGGAAACGGCGTGGCCGCCGGGCACACCGTGCGCAACAGCATGGCGTGGGACAACGCGGCCGGTGGTTTCATCGACAACAACAATCCCGGCGCGCACCGCGTCGAGCGGTCCACCGCCTGGGACCACCCGGGAACGGGCTTCGACTTCGACCGGTCCGGCAGCACGCTGACCGCGAACCTCGCGGTGGCCAACGGAACCGAGGTCTCGCTGGGCGCCGATTCCGGTGGCAGCGGCAATTCGTGGGACCTCGGCGGCACCTGGTCGCTCGTCAGCACGGATCCCGCCACCATCACCGGGCCGAGGAACCCGGATGGCGGCATCCCGTCCTCACCCTTCCTGCGGCCCGCGAACGGAGCCGCCGTCGGCGCCCGCTTCTGA